The Paenibacillus sp. FSL W8-0426 region ATGTTTTAGTGCGTTCGTAATGGACTCCTGGATGACTCGCAGAATTGCCTGTCGTACTTCAAAATGCGTGTGCTTCTCTGTTCCTAGTACATTTAACGTCAAGAGAATTCCTGTATGTTCCCGAAAATTGGCCACATAGGCCTCAACCTGCCGTACAAGATCAGACTCTTCCTCTTCTTCTCCAATCTCATGAACAATACTTCTCATTTCGTCCAGATTTTGTTCAGCCAGTGCTCTTAAGCGAATTAACCGTTCCTTGACCTCTGCAGGCTTACGGTCCATAAGGGCGATGGAAGCATCAAGACTCATAATGATTGAGATAAAGGAATGCCCCAGGGTATCATGAAGTTCCTTGGACATACGATTGCGTTCTTCAAGCAGAGTCATTTTCTCAATTTCAGCAGCGTAGTGGGTTAACAGCTTATTTTGCTGCTCTACTTCGACCACAAGTTCATTTTTCTGGTGGTACGCTTTGGCCACGAAGCTGGCCCACATGCCGATGAAGCAGAATAATACATTATCTGTCCCGCTACTAATGGCTTGTTCCCAAGGTACCTTTAAATAAGACTGGAAGATAAAAGGAATGAACAGAATTACGGGAATGACCCAGAATGTCTTCTTGGTCAATAAGTACCCCATTATTAGACTCGGCAGCAGGTAGTCTGCTTTGGAAGTCAGTTCCGGATGAATAACCGAGTTCACATAATAAGAACCACCCAGCATTAGCTCCGCGATACAAAACCAGACCTTGTTCGTCCGCCGTTGAGGAAACCAGAATATCATTGGAACGATAAGTGCTGCCATTAGCCAAATGACATTTAACCATGTTCGGTTTGACAGGTCACTTTCTGTAATCAGCCGTGATGAAAGCAAAATGTAATGGTATAAACGAAGAGCAAAAATACCCCAATCCATAAAAGATAATATCTTTCTCATATCATCATCCTACACTGTTTTTCAGTAAAAACATCAGAACCCGTGAATTTAGTGTATCACTTTTTGTTCGTTTGTTTACTATTAATTACATTCCTTAATTCTCGATTCTCCTAGAGGTGGACTCCATGACTCAATTTCTTGATGCAAGATCAGCCAATTACATTGTAGCCGATCTAACCGATTCCGCCAGCATCGAACGGGCGGTTCAAACGACCGTTGAGCGTCACGGTCGCCTGGATATAGCATTCAATAATGCTGGAATCGGGGCTCCCCTTTCGCCCTTAACAGAGGTCTCAGAAGAGGATTTCGACCTTCTTCAAGCTGTAAATTATAAAGGAATCTGGGTGGCAATGAAAGCGGAAATCAAGGCAATGATCGATACTGCAGGTACCGGTGCCATTGTCAATAACAGCAGCGTCGGCAGCTTCAGAGGTAATCCGGGGTTGTCTGTCTACGGAGCCGCCAAACGGGCTGTTAATAGTCTGACCGAGACGGCTGCCATTGAATACGGACCTTCAGGTATCCGCGTAAACGCTGTTGCACCTGGCACCACCATGACTGAGATGATCGAGGGGTTAGTTGCACAAGTTCCAGATATAATCGAAAAAAGCAACTCTGTGACGCCTCTTAGGCGTCCTGCCGATCCTCATGAGATCGCACAAGCGGCTGCCTGGTTATTGAGCGATCGCGCCTCTTACGTAACAGGCGTAGTTCTGCCGGTGGACGGTGGAACAAGAGCGTAATCCCATACGGAAGGAGTATCCCAAAGGGTCCATTGACCTGGGATGCTTCTTCCGTATGTTATCAAACGCTCCGAGAATGAATCCTTCCCACAAAAGATGACGGCTGTTACTTATCCCTGAATTCTTGCATCTTCCTAAGCTTTGGGCACCGGGATCCTAAGGGCATTCGTCTATAAAGCTCCTGCCAGCTTGCGGGAGGTCAGCCGGTAGGTGGTCGGAGACATCCCCAGCTTGGCCGTAAACTGTTTGATGAAATAAGTATCATACTCAAACCCCGTGGCACGGGCAATTTCAATCAGGCTCATATCGGTATGGGTCAGAAGGTCACGCGAAACCTTTAACCGATAGGCAATCAGGTAACCCATCGCCGTATTTCCGCACCTTTCCTGAAACCGTTTATTCAGCGATACACGGTTCAAATGGGCGCAATCCGTTAGTTCCTGCAAGGCAATCTTTCGCGAGTAATGCGTATGGATGTAATCCAGCACGGCATCGACGGGCGAGTGCTCCCTCTGCTGATTCAATTCCTCGAGCAGGCCTAAAATCTGGATCAGGTATCTTTTGATCCTGCACACCCAAAGGGAGTCGCTTTGAGCTTGAACCTCCGTGCCCAGCACAAAAAACCATTCAAATAGCAGCGGATAAGCCGTTTCGGTTATACGGGGTGCACCATAACAACCCTGCTCTCGTTGAAATAGGGAAAGGCCTGTATGAATCCTTGGCACTGCCGGAAACGACTTTGTTTCAGAAAGAACAGTCGAGTTCAAAAAGTCCAGATGAAAGCTGAATGATTGGGCAGCAATGCTGCATTTTTCCGTTATCTCCACCTTATCCCCGTCTGCCAGACAAAGAATTCCGGGGGCGCTTATCGATACAGGTCGCTCGTTGAGAGTACCTTGAAGGCTTCCGGACGTAATAAAAATCAGCGTAAGCCGCTCAGGATAAGGCAGTTCCGTAAAATTCTCTACTGGAGCAAATTCTATGTTCACTGTCCGGTTTTTGTATCGGTCTATTTGAGGCATCTTGGTCATCCACCTATCAAATTGTATAGTTAAATGCTTCATTTATAACAGTGTATCATGCCGGCACGAAGGATATAATGGCGTTGTGAATCCACAGGAAAAAGGAGGAGCAGCGTTATGGCTGTTGAACGATTTCACATTCATGTCTCTGATGAAGTCCTTGATGACCTGCAAGACAGGCTGCACCGTGTCCGCTATCCGGATCAGCTGGAAAACGCCAATTCCCATTGGGAACGGGGGACGAATCTGCAGGCTTTAAAATCGCTCATCTCGTATTGGAAGGACCATTATGACTGGCGCGCCCAGGAATCGGTCCTTAACCGGCTGTCCCAGTACCGCTGTCAAATCGACGGAATCGATGTACATTTCGTCCATGAACGCGGGAAAGGTTCCGAACCTTTGCCTTTAATTCTCACCCACGGGTGGCCGGACAGCTATCTGCGTTATCAAAAAATCATCCCACTGCTGACCGATCCGGCCAGCTATGGAGGAGACCCTGCGGATGCTTTTGATGTCATCGTCCCTTCGTTACCCGGCTTCGGTTTCTCCGGCCGTCCCGCGCATGCCGGCGTAAACAATTTTCGAGTCGCCGAAATGTGGGCTAAACTCAT contains the following coding sequences:
- a CDS encoding sensor histidine kinase, with product MRKILSFMDWGIFALRLYHYILLSSRLITESDLSNRTWLNVIWLMAALIVPMIFWFPQRRTNKVWFCIAELMLGGSYYVNSVIHPELTSKADYLLPSLIMGYLLTKKTFWVIPVILFIPFIFQSYLKVPWEQAISSGTDNVLFCFIGMWASFVAKAYHQKNELVVEVEQQNKLLTHYAAEIEKMTLLEERNRMSKELHDTLGHSFISIIMSLDASIALMDRKPAEVKERLIRLRALAEQNLDEMRSIVHEIGEEEEESDLVRQVEAYVANFREHTGILLTLNVLGTEKHTHFEVRQAILRVIQESITNALKHGKASQLYLELQFSEFVLYLVVRNNGKPIDKLEYGFGLTSMKHRVERLGGNLFVSSEMGDETITEVRCEIPLKGVGLHGEN
- a CDS encoding SDR family oxidoreductase, which translates into the protein MTQFLDARSANYIVADLTDSASIERAVQTTVERHGRLDIAFNNAGIGAPLSPLTEVSEEDFDLLQAVNYKGIWVAMKAEIKAMIDTAGTGAIVNNSSVGSFRGNPGLSVYGAAKRAVNSLTETAAIEYGPSGIRVNAVAPGTTMTEMIEGLVAQVPDIIEKSNSVTPLRRPADPHEIAQAAAWLLSDRASYVTGVVLPVDGGTRA
- a CDS encoding AraC family transcriptional regulator; translated protein: MPQIDRYKNRTVNIEFAPVENFTELPYPERLTLIFITSGSLQGTLNERPVSISAPGILCLADGDKVEITEKCSIAAQSFSFHLDFLNSTVLSETKSFPAVPRIHTGLSLFQREQGCYGAPRITETAYPLLFEWFFVLGTEVQAQSDSLWVCRIKRYLIQILGLLEELNQQREHSPVDAVLDYIHTHYSRKIALQELTDCAHLNRVSLNKRFQERCGNTAMGYLIAYRLKVSRDLLTHTDMSLIEIARATGFEYDTYFIKQFTAKLGMSPTTYRLTSRKLAGAL